Proteins from a genomic interval of Lolium perenne isolate Kyuss_39 chromosome 1, Kyuss_2.0, whole genome shotgun sequence:
- the LOC127316719 gene encoding NAC domain-containing protein 90 yields the protein MAELPPGYRFYPTEEELVRFYLRHKLDGSRRDDIERVIPVADVCSVDPWQLPEAHPAAFGGDGEPWFYFCARQDREARGGRPSRTTPSGYWKAAGTPGLVYSADGRPVGTKKTMVFYCGRAPAGAKTDWKMNEYRAFDDDDADVVAPAPNPFLQARSEFSLCRLYTRLDNLRQFDRRPCTAARCSAFQDLASSSAAAALANEDDEAGRGQKRKRHAATDGTSSSDDADRPMQHQHQHQQHQEQEDADEELLGDMADWAEFLDWI from the exons ATGGCCGAGCTACCTCCGGGGTACCGCTTCTACCCTACGGAGGAGGAGCTGGTGCGCTTCTACCTCCGGCACAAGCTCGACGGCAGCCGCCGCGATGACATCGAGCGTGTCATCCCCGTCGCCGACGTCTGCTCCGTCGACCCCTGGCAGCTCCCAG AGGCGCACCCAGCCGCGTTCGGCGGGGATGGGGAGCCGTGGTTCTACTTCTGCGCGCGGCAGGACCGGGAGGCGCGTGGAGGGCGGCCTAGCCGCACGACGCCGTCGGGGTACTGGAAGGCAGCGGGCACGCCGGGCCTGGTCTACTCGGCCGACGGCCGCCCCGTTGGGACCAAGAAGACCATGGTGTTCTACTGCGGCCGCGCGCCGGCGGGGGCCAAGACCGATTGGAAGATGAACGAGTACAGGGCTTTCGACGACGACGATGCCGATGTCGTCGCTCCGGCACCAAACCCTTTTCTCCAG GCCCGGAGCGAGTTCAGCTTGTGTCGGTTGTACACGAGATTAGACAACTTGCGGCAGTTCGACCGGCGGCCGTGCACTGCCGCCCGATGCAGCGCCTTTCAGGACCTGGCATCGTCGTCCGCCGCGGCTGCTTTGGCGAATGAGGACGACGAAGCCGGAAGGGGTCAGAAGAGGAAAAGGCATGCAGCGACCGACGGCACATCGTCAAGCGATGACGCCGACCGCCCCATGCAGCATCAGCATCAGCACCAGCAGCATCAGGAGCAGGAAGACGCCGACGAGGAGCTCCTCGGCGACATGGCCGACTGGGCAGAGTTCTTGGACTGGATCTGA